Within Sesamum indicum cultivar Zhongzhi No. 13 unplaced genomic scaffold, S_indicum_v1.0 scaffold00448, whole genome shotgun sequence, the genomic segment tattttagcaaatttggcATTGGTCTTTGCATCCATACACCGCAGATTAAAAGAAAcattagataataaataaaaattgcttatatcaatattaatatcctatatattagataatttatataaaaaaattcaattttattgttttaattaatttcacaattaattgattaaatagaTAAGCTAATAAGTATTAAATAACAAGTTACTAacttaaaaattcaaaataagtaaatcatttttttttctaagtttgattaattatattagataAAGGGTGCACATGTATTAACcaaattttaatctaatgtaatttttttttgcggAAGAACATACCTAAATTTAGGTCAGGTAGGGGTCCATTGAGTTCCCCCGTACGTGATCCATTATGTAAACTGTAAAGGGTGCCTGCCTCAACATTGGTTTGGCCTTCTCTTCAATGTTTGGAgtatatctataaaaaaaataaaataaagtgttgtgttaattttttaataattcaaatttaatttttgattatttattttttaaaaaatttagatcagaatagtaatattaatatttttaataatttatgattatatttttttctccaaactcGTTGCTCCATCttcttatacttttttcctcctgacaaatttttatattttcaataaatttataattataatttattttattatttgtattatttctcacatacttctttttttttttttctcttcatttcaaatatatttgtatcttttcataattatttttttctttttatttcatattatgatttgtttaatatGCTTGCGGCGGAGATAGCGTGAAATAACAATTGTTATGTATAAACATAATCTTTTTCTTACACTAAAACTTCTACCTCACTTTGATTGAGTTAGATATTTTTGTTGGACTTCAATGGAATTATTTGTATCTTAATTAATGACTCAaactatattatttcttttataatttatgacaTCGTTGTAATATAATCTGTATTCACGTGATTTTATGCGCTCATGTAATgtgaaattcaataaaattttaaataaaaaaattaattcgcTATTAATCACTCTAGTTATGGGATCGGCCATTTCCAGTGTAGAGTGGTCgattttcattatttctgAGTCAAATAAGGTAAAACGTGTCCAAAGCAAAGGCAGACAGCATCGTCCTTCTTGAACACCTGCCGTGAGGCCCCATCAAATCTGAGCCACCTCGACAGCCTCTGCATGTCTACGTGGCCACTCCACACTTCTCTTCTGTCCTCTATATCACTATCAAAACTCCATCCCCATCCATCTATGCGCAAAGCTTTTAACTTACAAATATTCAacacaggaaaaaaaaagaaaaaagagttcaTAATCATCAGGCATATCCTATGGCTACAACCGAGGAAACGACGGGTAAGACCGGCGGGGGGAAGCCGATGAGCGTGGAGCAGCACATGCTGGACAAAGGGGCTCAGATGCTGCAATCTTTGAAGCCCATCAAGCACATGAACCAGCACGTCTGCACTTTCGCTCTCTACAGCCATGACATGACTCGCCAAATCGAGACTCACCATTACGTCACCCGCCTCAACCAGGACTTCCTCCAGTGCGCCGTTTACGACTCCGACGACTCCACCGCCCGCCTCATCGGtcctttatttaattcttatagatttttgtttgtctttcttaattattattagtcatgaattataaataattaatgtggaTGGTGCAGGTGTGGAGTATATTATATCTGGTGGAATATTTGAGAGCTTATCTCCAGAAGAACAGAAACTATGGCACTCCCATGCACATGAGATAAAATCAGGACTTTGGGTGAATCCCCGGGTTCCAGAAATGGTAGTCAGGCCCGAACTTGAAAATCTTGCCAAGACCTACGGCAAGTTCTGGTGCACCTGGCAGACTGACAGAGGTGATAAGCTTCCGATGGGTCCGCCGGCGCTGATGATGTCGCCCCAAGAACTGGATTTGGGGATTGTGAAGCTGGATCTAGTGAAAAAGAGGGATGACAAGTACAACATATCAACTGACTCCCTGAAGGCTGCCAGGGCTGAACTGGCGGTGCCGGAGCCGGAGCGGATTAATCCAGAGGCAGATTACTGGAAGCAGAATGGAAAGGGGTTTGCAATCGAGGTGGAGAGCACAGAGATGAAGAAAATAGCAGCATTCCCATAAGGAGAGACATGGAAGCCTGACAATGTCGTGGAGTTGAAtggtttgatgaaattaagaatatatatatataaaaatgtatgtCTATTTCGGGAGTGTGAGAAGTGGAaagctttttgtttttgttatgttATGTGTACGTACGTAAATAGATGACGGGAAATGGTGGTGGTCAATGGTACTCTATGCTTCCTCACATGTACATAGCTTCtgctctcttcttttcttataCTTTTGTGGTAAATGGTACTCTGTGCTCCCCCACATGTACGGAGGCGCATAACACTTGAGATTGccaaaaatgattttaattaaattacagttgtaagatttaatttttgagtatatttaattaaatgagcattaatataaaatatttaactatgtATTGTATgtaaagtaataattatttattcataaaattttaaatatataaaatatacaacaaatatatgatcaatataaattaattttaatatttcaaataatatttttttatgtaatgacGCGCTGTCCGGCTgctgttatttatttatttttttaattttgaagtttcattattttatgaaacatataaataaattatttagagatttatttttttatataccgAATATCTGAAGTGTGTATCATAAATCATTCTAttcgtattttattttatttagtccTATTACACTTAAAACTTTATTTGCAAAAGTAAAGAAtgtatgattataatttttgaacggtttttattactaaatattgTACTACTTTTTCTAAAGTTGTTTGTATTCACTTtgactttaaatttatattttgctcatttatttcatcttgtaattttttttttcagactCAAAGCAAAATTacacattaaattataataaaaaattgaatctaTAGCACTTCaacattcttttattattaactattgaTGTACGTCCACTTGACATGATCCGACGGTCTCCATGTGATTTTGTCCAACACATCCAATCCGTATTCCTCCACCGCCTTGCCAGTCGCCACCCCACCATCGCCAGATCCCCTGCGTAAAACCACCGAAGAAGAACTTCAACTCACCGTACAGCAAATTACACGTCTATCTCTGCGTTTCTGGAATACTTTGCGGGTTTTCTTCTCATTACACAATATTCATGGAGAGTACAACCAGTACCCCGGCCCAAGTCAAGAAAAATGTCTATTCTGTGTGGGCACTTCCGCCGGAGGAATTGACTCCGCGGCTAAAGAAATTGATGGAGGGCCTCAGGTCGGAGTTCGGTGGGCCCGAGTTCGAGCCGCACGTTACGGTCGTCGGCGCTATCAGCTTAACGGAGACCGAGGCGTGTGATAAGTTCAACAAGGTCTGCGAGGAACTCAAAGCGTATGACGCTAGTGTGGAGAAAGTTGACACCGGCAGTTTCTTTTATCAGTGCGTTTTCCTTCGGCTTCATCCAACGCCTGAGGTAACTTTAGTAAAAGCTACTTTCTTACAGTAAATCTGATTGCATATTGAAATTGGTGGGCGGAGGATTAGGATTAGTATTTGGTTACTGCGCGCTGATCAAACAAGATACGGAGACAGCGATAATTGGAGGCTACGAGTTCTGTGATTAACGTGCTTTTGAGTTGTTTGATATGCTGAATTTAATCATCTCCCCTCGACTTTTGACTTCTGAGCGCTGTAAGATCACCGTCTTCATAGCTtgtaaaatgagataaaatgaTGTCAAGATGGCCTTTGGCCTGAGGCAGAGCATCAAAGAAGTTGCTTGCTAAAGCAACTGTGGATAACGGGAGACAAATAAACTaacagaagaaagaaagaaatcgaAAGCTAACTTGGAAGGATGGAGGGAACATTATGTTGGACTACACTACTTTTCTGTTTTCAGCTAAAAGAGTTAGT encodes:
- the LOC105180243 gene encoding oil body-associated protein 2A-like; protein product: MATTEETTGKTGGGKPMSVEQHMLDKGAQMLQSLKPIKHMNQHVCTFALYSHDMTRQIETHHYVTRLNQDFLQCAVYDSDDSTARLIGVEYIISGGIFESLSPEEQKLWHSHAHEIKSGLWVNPRVPEMVVRPELENLAKTYGKFWCTWQTDRGDKLPMGPPALMMSPQELDLGIVKLDLVKKRDDKYNISTDSLKAARAELAVPEPERINPEADYWKQNGKGFAIEVESTEMKKIAAFP
- the LOC105180246 gene encoding cyclic phosphodiesterase-like produces the protein MESTTSTPAQVKKNVYSVWALPPEELTPRLKKLMEGLRSEFGGPEFEPHVTVVGAISLTETEACDKFNKVCEELKAYDASVEKVDTGSFFYQCVFLRLHPTPELHCLTNGNMTRIGKQEFGN